GGCTGCTGAACAGGCTGCCCGCCGAGGTGCGCACGATGGAGTCGCTCGCACCCCCGATAAGGCGCGCCGCGCCGCTTCCGGAGCGTGTGCCCGCCGCCGGTCCGCGCCGAGCCGTTGTGGGCATGCTCACCGGCTGTGTGCAGCACGCCTTCTTCCCGGACGTCAACGCGGCGACCGCGAGGGTGCTCGCAGCGGAGGGCTGCGAGGTGGTGATTCCGCCCGCCCAGGGATGTTGCGGTGCGCTGAGCGAGCACTCCGGCCGCGAGGAGGAGGCCAAGCGGTTCGCGCGGGCGACCCTGGACGCGTTCGACACCGCCGGGGTGGACTACGTGGTGGTCAACTCGGCGGGTTGCGGTTCGGCGATGAAGGAGTACCCGCGACTGCTCGCGGGGGACCCGTTGTACGCCCCGCGCGCGGCGGAGTTCGCCGAGCGGGTGCGTGACATCTCCGAAGTGCTCGTCGAACTGGGTCCGGTGGCGACGCGCGGTTCGCTGCCGGTGCGGATCGCCTATCACGACGCCTGCCACCTCAGTCACGGTCAGGGTGTCCGGGCCCAACCCCGCGAACTGCTGCGGACGATTCCCGGACTCGAACTTCGTGAGATCAACCGTGGCGAGCTGTGCTGCGGGTCGGCCGGGGTCTACAACCTGCTGCGTCCCGTCGCCGCGGCCGAGCTCGGTGCGCGCAAGGCCGACAACGTGCTCGACACCGGGGCCGATCTGTTGGTGACCGCCAATCCGGGTTGCTCGATGCAGATCCGGACGGCGCTGCGCGCCAAGGGGGAGCGAATGCCGATGGCACACACGGTGCAGCTGCTCGACGCCGCGATCCGCGGGCGTTCGGTCGAGTCGCTGCTGCGCGACTCCGCCTGATCGAGGTTTTCCCGTCGGCTCGTCGGGATGCCTGTTCGGCGGGAACCTTCCGCCGGCTCCTGTTCCGGGCGGCCCGACATCGAGTAGGTACTACACCGAGTAGGCACTACACACCGCCGGTGCCGGGAGAATATATCCTATTGACTGTGACAGTCTTGGTGTCACACTCTCCCTGGAGGAAAGCCGCAACGAGGAGGCACCCCACACATGTCCGAGGCCTTTGTCTACGACGCGATCCGCACCCCGCGCGGTCGCGGCAAGAAAACCGGCGCGCTGTACGGGACGAAGCCGATCAGCCTCGTCGTCGGGCTGGTGGAGGAGCTGCGTCGCCGTCACCCCAACCTGGACCCGGAAGTTCTCGACGACCTGGTGCTCGGCGTCGTCACACCGGTAGGTGACCAGGGCGGCGACATCGCCAAGGCCGCCGCGCTCGCGGCGGGACTTCCCGAAACCGTCAGCGGCGTGCAGCTCAACCGGTTCTGCGCCTCCGGGCTGGAAGCCGTGAACACAGCCGCCCAGAAGATCCGTTCCGGCTGGGAGGACGCCGTGCTGGCCGGCGGGGTCGAGGCCATGTCCCGCGTGCCCATGGGTACCGACGGCGGAGCCTGGGCGATGGACCCCGAGACTAACCTGGAAACGTCCTTCGTCCCCCAGGGGATCGGCGCCGATCTGATCGCCACCCTGGAGGGCTTCGACCGGGACGCGGTCGACGCCTTCGCCGCCGAGTCGCAGACGCGCGCCGCCAAGGCGTGGGCCGACGGCCGCTTCTCCGAATCCGTCGTCGGGGTGAGCGACCGCAACGGCATGACCGTCCTGGAACGCGACGAACACGTCAGGCCCAACACCACCGTCGAGGGGCTGTCCGGTCTGGAACCCTCGTTCGCCGGCATCGGCGACATGGGTGGCTTCGACGCCGTCGCCCAGCAGAAGTACCACTGGGTCGAGAAGATCAACCACGTGCACACGCCCGGCAACTCCTCGGGCATCGTCGACGGAGCAGCGCTCACCCTGATCGGCGGTGAGCGGTTCGGCGAGCGCAGCGGGATGCGCCCGCGCGCCCGCGTCGTCTCCGCCGCCCTGAGCGGCGCGGACCCGACGATCATGCTCACCGGGCCGGGGCCCGCCGTCCGCAAGGCGCTGGGCAAGGCGGAACTCGACATCTCCGACATCGACCTCGTCGAGATCAACGAGGCGTTCGCGGCCGTGCCGCTGAAGTTCATGAAGGACTTCGGCGTCCCGCACGAGAAGGTCAACGTCAACGGCGGCGCGATCGCGATGGGACACCCCCTCGGCGCGACCGGGGCGATGATCCTGGGCACGCTCGTCGACGAACTCGAACGACGCGGCCAGCGCTACGGCCTGGCGACGCTGTGCATCGGGGGCGGAATGGGAATCGCGACGATCGTCGAACGAGTGACCGAGTAGACCCCGAAGCCCCGGGTAGAACCCGAAGCCCCCGGATCCCGGCTGCCGAGCCGCGACCGATTCGGCCACTCCGGCCGAATCCCGGGCCGCGCGGTTCATTCACTCCACCCAGGCCACCCGACCAACTTCCGAAAACGGCTTCCAAGGACGGATCAATGAGCGAACAGAGCACCATCCGCTGGGAGGGTCCCGACGCCGACGGCGTCGTCGTTCTCACTCTCGACGACCCGGAGCAGCAGGCCAACACCATGAACGAGCGCTACCTGCGCTCCATGGAACAAACCGTGCAGCGGCTGGAGAACGAACGCGAGAGCATCAGCGGGGTGATCCTCACCTCGGGAAAGAGCACCTTCTTCGCCGGTGGTGACCTGCGGGAACTGATCAAGGCGCGCCCCGAGAACGTGACGCGTGCCGCCGAGAGCAGCACCGCCGCCAAGCAGCAGCTCCGCAGGTTGGAAACCCTCGGCGTGCCGGTCGTCGCCGCCCTCAACGGTACGGCTCTCGGCGGTGGCCTGGAGATCGCGCTGGCCTGCCATCACCGCGTCGCGCTGGACTCGCCCAAGGCCAGGTTCGGCTTTCCCGAGGTGAGTCTCGGCCTGCTGCCCGGTGGTGGTGGTGTCGTTCGTACCGTGCGGATGCTCGGCATAGCCGACGCGCTGCTCGGGGTGCTCACGCAGGGCCAGCGGCTGCGTCCGGAGAAGGCTCGCGAGATCGGGCTGATCGACGAGGTCGTGGACGACCGGGACGACATGC
This portion of the Actinopolyspora lacussalsi genome encodes:
- a CDS encoding glycolate oxidase iron-sulfur subunit (product_source=KO:K11473; cath_funfam=1.10.1060.10; cog=COG0247; ko=KO:K11473; pfam=PF02754,PF13183; superfamily=53474,54862), whose product is MSEGSERSGPDGAFDVFNPPERGLIDDCVHCGFCLPTCPTYELWGEEMDSPRGRIHLMEAGLDGEPLSESMVEHFDNCLGCMACVTACPSGVQYGTLLSQTRAQVERNHPRGRWQRWWRAAIFALFPHRRRLRLLRGPLALYQRLGLGALLRRSGLLNRLPAEVRTMESLAPPIRRAAPLPERVPAAGPRRAVVGMLTGCVQHAFFPDVNAATARVLAAEGCEVVIPPAQGCCGALSEHSGREEEAKRFARATLDAFDTAGVDYVVVNSAGCGSAMKEYPRLLAGDPLYAPRAAEFAERVRDISEVLVELGPVATRGSLPVRIAYHDACHLSHGQGVRAQPRELLRTIPGLELREINRGELCCGSAGVYNLLRPVAAAELGARKADNVLDTGADLLVTANPGCSMQIRTALRAKGERMPMAHTVQLLDAAIRGRSVESLLRDSA
- a CDS encoding acetyl-CoA C-acetyltransferase (product_source=KO:K00626; cath_funfam=3.40.47.10; cog=COG0183; ko=KO:K00626; pfam=PF00108,PF02803; superfamily=53901; tigrfam=TIGR01930); this encodes MSEAFVYDAIRTPRGRGKKTGALYGTKPISLVVGLVEELRRRHPNLDPEVLDDLVLGVVTPVGDQGGDIAKAAALAAGLPETVSGVQLNRFCASGLEAVNTAAQKIRSGWEDAVLAGGVEAMSRVPMGTDGGAWAMDPETNLETSFVPQGIGADLIATLEGFDRDAVDAFAAESQTRAAKAWADGRFSESVVGVSDRNGMTVLERDEHVRPNTTVEGLSGLEPSFAGIGDMGGFDAVAQQKYHWVEKINHVHTPGNSSGIVDGAALTLIGGERFGERSGMRPRARVVSAALSGADPTIMLTGPGPAVRKALGKAELDISDIDLVEINEAFAAVPLKFMKDFGVPHEKVNVNGGAIAMGHPLGATGAMILGTLVDELERRGQRYGLATLCIGGGMGIATIVERVTE